A section of the Clostridium sp. TW13 genome encodes:
- a CDS encoding IS256 family transposase encodes MTKQIDSNFNYNEEVKKCKTIDDVMGKDGLIQRLVKDVLENILEGEMEEHLGRNKYERTEDCETTKKNYRNGYSSKNLRSSFGDVELDVPRDRNAEFEPQIIKKYETVCTELDKKIISLYAKGMSTSDIQAEIEDLYGITISPSMVSKITDKVLASATEWQNRALDKIYPIIYLDAMYFKVRSNGKIVNKAVYICLGYSMDGYKDILGIWVDEAEGAKFWLGICNDLKNRGVKEILIACMDGLKGLPQAIKTVFPSVNIQTCIVHQIRNSIKYIASKDKKAFIKDLKEVYKASTEQLALARLDNLKELWGDKYGIVIDSWYNNWSNLSTFFEFSPTIRKMIYTTNALEGFNRQIRKFTKVRVIFPTDESLNKCVYLATMEVMEKWSQPIHNWGATLAELSIIFEDQLKDELA; translated from the coding sequence ATGACAAAACAAATTGATTCAAACTTTAATTACAATGAAGAAGTGAAAAAATGTAAGACAATTGACGATGTTATGGGCAAGGATGGTCTAATACAAAGATTAGTGAAAGATGTCCTTGAAAATATTTTAGAAGGTGAGATGGAAGAACACTTAGGAAGAAATAAATATGAGCGTACTGAAGATTGTGAAACTACTAAAAAGAATTATAGAAATGGTTATAGTAGCAAAAATTTGAGGAGTTCCTTCGGTGACGTCGAATTAGACGTACCCCGTGACAGAAATGCTGAATTTGAACCTCAAATCATAAAAAAATATGAAACTGTTTGTACTGAACTAGATAAAAAAATCATATCTTTGTATGCTAAAGGAATGAGTACCAGTGATATTCAAGCTGAAATTGAAGACCTATATGGAATAACGATATCACCATCTATGGTGTCAAAAATAACAGATAAAGTATTAGCTAGCGCTACCGAATGGCAAAATAGAGCATTAGATAAAATCTATCCTATAATATACCTAGACGCAATGTATTTTAAAGTAAGAAGCAATGGCAAGATTGTAAATAAAGCTGTCTATATTTGTCTAGGTTATTCAATGGATGGATATAAAGATATATTAGGTATATGGGTTGATGAGGCAGAAGGCGCTAAATTCTGGTTAGGAATATGTAATGACTTAAAAAATAGAGGTGTTAAGGAAATTTTAATTGCTTGCATGGATGGGTTAAAAGGACTACCACAAGCTATAAAAACTGTGTTTCCTTCTGTTAATATACAAACATGTATTGTTCATCAAATAAGAAATTCAATTAAATATATAGCCTCTAAAGATAAGAAAGCTTTTATAAAAGATTTGAAGGAAGTTTATAAGGCTTCAACCGAACAACTCGCGTTGGCGCGGCTAGATAACTTAAAAGAGCTATGGGGTGATAAATATGGCATAGTAATTGATTCTTGGTATAACAATTGGAGTAATCTATCAACCTTCTTCGAATTTTCTCCAACTATAAGAAAAATGATCTATACTACTAATGCTTTAGAAGGATTTAATCGTCAAATACGAAAATTCACCAAGGTTAGAGTAATCTTTCCAACAGATGAATCCTTGAATAAATGTGTCTATTTAGCGACTATGGAAGTAATGGAGAAATGGAGCCAACCAATACATAATTGGGGAGCTACGCTAGCGGAACTATCAATAATTTTCGAAGATCAATTAAAAGATGAATTAGCTTAA
- a CDS encoding flagellin → MQVNWQVVGIGLCRQMGIHEFNQNRNILRLSTGLRINSAADDPAGLAISERMRAQIRGLNMASRNAQDAVSMVQTADGALSEVHSMLQRMNELATESANGTMTDKDREALNKEYKQLLDQIDTTGDQTEFNDKHVFKDDSNGGNNNSSHKVQIQVGANEGQTIDINMEPMNSAVLGLKNTNISTQEDAQKVLTKVKDAINHVSLQRADYGAAQNRLEHIIDYTDNYAENLTDAESRIRDADMAKESMEFAKNKILMQATQSLFVQVRKQQESIIDLIKSMM, encoded by the coding sequence ATGCAAGTAAATTGGCAGGTTGTTGGTATAGGTTTATGTCGTCAGATGGGGATTCATGAATTTAACCAAAATAGAAATATATTAAGACTTTCAACAGGACTTAGAATAAATAGTGCAGCTGATGATCCAGCTGGTTTAGCCATATCAGAAAGAATGAGAGCCCAGATAAGAGGATTAAACATGGCTTCAAGGAATGCACAGGATGCTGTATCTATGGTTCAAACAGCTGATGGAGCATTAAGTGAGGTTCATTCTATGTTACAAAGAATGAATGAATTGGCAACAGAAAGTGCAAATGGTACCATGACAGATAAGGATAGAGAAGCTTTAAATAAAGAGTATAAACAGCTTTTAGATCAAATTGATACCACAGGTGATCAAACAGAGTTTAATGATAAGCACGTATTTAAAGATGATTCTAATGGTGGGAATAACAATTCTTCACATAAAGTTCAGATTCAAGTTGGAGCCAATGAAGGTCAAACTATTGATATAAATATGGAACCTATGAATTCTGCGGTTTTAGGACTAAAGAATACTAATATTTCAACACAAGAAGATGCTCAAAAAGTTCTTACAAAAGTTAAGGACGCTATAAATCATGTGTCTCTTCAAAGGGCAGATTATGGAGCAGCTCAAAATAGGCTAGAACATATAATTGATTATACAGATAATTATGCAGAAAACTTGACAGATGCTGAATCAAGAATTAGAGATGCTGATATGGCTAAGGAATCTATGGAGTTTGCTAAGAATAAGATTTTAATGCAAGCAACTCAAAGTCTTTTTGTGCAAGTTAGAAAACAGCAAGAAAGTATAATTGACTTAATAAAATCTATGATGTAG
- a CDS encoding galactose ABC transporter substrate-binding protein: MRRVKRFLAFSIVIFMVSNMKIKYNNVISVASFRRGPIKVAVFLLDFTDDFISEIRASLEDIQKQNPGKIEYTFYDGKSNQAVQDASIDKVLKEGTDLILLNIVNREHAQSVINEIKEVNIPVILFNREPLTPLPIQSYSRALYIGTDQKGAGILQGKMLTDVWNSSKKYIDKNNDNVMQYVMLQGENNNTEAIDRTRYSVSSIEGSDIKTQQIALKICNWLEEPAYEAVKALLSKYGNQIEVIISNDDTMAIGAIKALQDYGYNEGDKFKTVPVVGVDVTIQAKELINKGYMLGSVYQKPREYADALYVCGMNLIERRIPTYGTKYELDDTKVSIRIALTDYYYKNMYL, encoded by the coding sequence ATGAGAAGAGTAAAAAGGTTTTTGGCATTTAGCATAGTGATATTCATGGTTAGTAACATGAAAATAAAATACAACAATGTTATAAGTGTTGCATCATTTCGTAGAGGACCTATAAAGGTAGCTGTGTTTCTGTTGGATTTTACTGACGACTTTATTTCAGAAATACGTGCAAGTTTAGAAGATATACAAAAACAAAATCCTGGCAAGATTGAATATACTTTTTATGATGGTAAATCAAATCAAGCTGTACAAGATGCAAGTATTGATAAAGTTCTTAAGGAAGGAACAGATCTAATATTGTTGAATATTGTTAACAGAGAACATGCTCAATCAGTTATAAATGAAATAAAAGAAGTAAATATACCAGTGATCTTGTTTAATAGAGAACCACTTACACCTTTGCCTATTCAATCGTATAGCAGAGCATTATACATAGGGACAGATCAAAAAGGAGCTGGTATTCTGCAAGGAAAAATGTTAACTGATGTATGGAACAGCAGTAAAAAGTATATTGATAAAAATAATGACAATGTAATGCAATATGTTATGTTACAAGGAGAAAATAATAATACAGAAGCGATTGATAGAACAAGGTATTCTGTTTCTTCAATTGAAGGTTCTGACATTAAGACTCAACAAATTGCTTTAAAAATTTGCAATTGGCTTGAAGAACCAGCTTATGAGGCTGTTAAAGCGCTACTTAGTAAATATGGCAACCAAATTGAAGTTATAATATCTAACGATGACACAATGGCTATTGGTGCTATTAAAGCTTTACAAGACTATGGATACAATGAAGGCGATAAATTTAAAACAGTTCCAGTTGTTGGAGTAGATGTAACTATCCAAGCTAAAGAATTAATTAATAAAGGGTATATGTTAGGTTCTGTATATCAAAAGCCTAGAGAATATGCAGATGCTTTGTATGTTTGTGGAATGAATTTGATTGAGAGAAGAATTCCTACTTATGGTACCAAATATGAACTTGATGATACAAAGGTTTCTATTCGAATTGCACTTACAGATTATTATTACAAGAATATGTATTTATAA
- the panB gene encoding 3-methyl-2-oxobutanoate hydroxymethyltransferase: MKNTVLTFKQSKIDGKKLTMLTAYDYSMAKIIDESGVDGILIGDSLGMVVKGEEDTLSVTVEEIIYHTKAVKRGAKNALIVADMPFLSYHVSKEQAILNAGRLVKEGGANAVKLEGGANVIEQIRGIVNAQIPVMGHLGLTPQSVNAFGGFKVQGKSEETAKKLIEDAKLIEEAGAFAIVLEGIPAKVAELITKSVSIPTIGIGAGKECDGQILVYQDMLGMFNDFIPKFVKQYANIGNVMREAINSYIMEVQNDTFPEEKHCFKIDENELNKLY, translated from the coding sequence GTGAAAAATACTGTATTAACTTTTAAACAATCCAAAATAGACGGCAAAAAATTAACTATGCTAACAGCTTATGATTATTCAATGGCTAAGATAATTGATGAGAGTGGAGTTGATGGCATATTAATTGGAGATTCTCTCGGAATGGTGGTAAAAGGAGAAGAAGACACATTAAGTGTGACTGTAGAGGAAATTATCTATCATACAAAGGCTGTTAAAAGAGGAGCGAAAAATGCTTTAATTGTGGCAGATATGCCTTTTTTATCTTATCATGTATCCAAAGAGCAGGCTATTTTAAATGCTGGGAGATTAGTTAAAGAAGGAGGCGCCAATGCTGTAAAGTTAGAAGGTGGTGCCAATGTTATAGAACAAATTAGAGGTATTGTAAATGCTCAAATTCCTGTAATGGGACACTTAGGGTTAACACCTCAATCTGTTAATGCCTTTGGTGGATTTAAGGTACAAGGAAAAAGCGAGGAAACTGCAAAAAAACTTATTGAAGATGCAAAGCTTATAGAAGAAGCAGGAGCTTTTGCAATTGTTCTTGAGGGGATACCTGCAAAAGTAGCTGAATTAATTACAAAATCAGTATCAATTCCTACTATAGGTATTGGTGCTGGTAAGGAATGTGATGGACAGATATTAGTTTATCAAGATATGCTTGGCATGTTCAATGACTTTATTCCAAAGTTTGTTAAGCAATACGCTAATATAGGAAATGTTATGAGAGAGGCAATAAACTCTTATATTATGGAAGTACAAAATGATACTTTCCCTGAAGAAAAGCATTGTTTTAAAATAGATGAAAATGAATTGAATAAACTTTATTAA
- a CDS encoding DUF5662 family protein, whose translation MNAIRHFKTITNHKILVMIGCFKVGLYKQGLLHDLSKYTWVEFSAGIKYYKGYVSPNGVQKIKEGYSKAWLHHKGRNKHHFEYWIDYGISEADGLMGMNMPTKYVVEMFIDRMSASKNYLKEKYTDKSPLEYYEARKDYYVLHKETRKTLEMLLNRLANDGEKVTLKYIKNELLK comes from the coding sequence ATGAATGCAATAAGACATTTTAAGACTATAACAAACCATAAAATATTAGTAATGATAGGTTGCTTTAAGGTGGGTTTATATAAGCAAGGCTTACTTCATGACTTATCAAAGTATACATGGGTTGAGTTTTCAGCAGGGATAAAATATTATAAGGGATATGTTAGCCCAAATGGTGTACAAAAGATTAAAGAAGGATATTCAAAAGCATGGCTTCATCATAAAGGAAGGAATAAACATCATTTCGAATATTGGATTGATTATGGCATTAGTGAAGCTGATGGCTTAATGGGAATGAACATGCCTACTAAGTATGTTGTAGAGATGTTTATAGATAGAATGTCAGCCTCAAAAAATTATTTGAAGGAAAAATATACAGACAAGAGTCCACTTGAATATTATGAAGCTAGAAAAGATTATTATGTTTTACATAAAGAAACTAGGAAAACCTTAGAAATGTTATTAAATAGATTAGCCAATGATGGCGAGAAAGTTACATTAAAATATATTAAAAATGAACTTTTAAAATAA
- a CDS encoding ATP-binding cassette domain-containing protein, whose protein sequence is MVEVINLCKSFKDKIIFKDFNLGVEDGEFIGIVGKSGQGKTTLLNIIGTLEKADSGIVKIMGKEIATRKEKRILLRDRLGFVFQNYALVDNASVNENLEIALKHKKMNRKQKYYAIALALKDVGLDNYGDKIVHTLSGGEQQRIAIARLLLKDPALILADEPTGSLDIENRDVVVALFEKLHKQGKTIIMVTHDKNLAKFFSRTIEL, encoded by the coding sequence ATGGTAGAAGTAATAAATTTATGTAAATCATTTAAGGATAAAATTATTTTTAAGGATTTCAATTTAGGGGTAGAAGATGGAGAGTTTATTGGGATAGTTGGGAAAAGTGGACAAGGCAAAACCACTCTTTTGAATATAATTGGTACACTAGAAAAAGCTGACTCAGGTATTGTAAAAATAATGGGCAAAGAAATAGCTACAAGGAAAGAAAAAAGAATATTATTAAGAGATCGTTTAGGCTTTGTTTTTCAGAACTATGCTTTAGTTGACAATGCATCAGTAAATGAAAATCTAGAGATTGCTCTCAAGCATAAAAAAATGAATAGGAAGCAAAAATATTATGCTATAGCGTTAGCATTAAAAGATGTAGGGCTCGATAATTATGGAGATAAAATAGTCCATACTCTAAGTGGAGGAGAGCAACAACGTATAGCTATTGCTAGATTATTGCTTAAAGATCCAGCTCTAATTCTAGCAGATGAGCCAACTGGATCATTAGATATTGAAAATCGTGATGTTGTTGTTGCTTTATTTGAAAAATTGCATAAACAAGGAAAGACTATTATTATGGTTACTCATGACAAAAATCTAGCTAAATTCTTTTCAAGAACCATAGAATTATAA
- a CDS encoding VOC family protein, with protein sequence MKLNHIHHIAIIASNYEVSKNFYTKILGFEIIRENYREDRKSYKLDLKIGDSEIELFSMPDAPKRVSHPEACGLRHLAFKVDNIEEVIAELNKNRIETEPIRIDDYTEKKFTFFSDPDGLPLELHE encoded by the coding sequence ATGAAGTTAAATCATATACATCACATTGCTATTATTGCTTCAAATTATGAAGTATCTAAAAATTTTTATACCAAGATACTAGGCTTTGAAATCATTAGAGAAAATTACAGAGAAGACAGAAAATCATATAAATTAGATTTAAAAATTGGTGACAGTGAAATAGAACTATTCTCTATGCCAGATGCCCCTAAAAGAGTTTCTCATCCTGAAGCTTGTGGTCTTAGGCACCTTGCTTTTAAGGTAGATAATATTGAAGAGGTAATCGCTGAATTAAATAAAAATAGAATCGAAACAGAACCTATTAGAATAGACGATTATACAGAAAAAAAGTTTACTTTCTTTAGTGATCCTGACGGATTGCCTTTAGAATTACATGAATAA
- a CDS encoding alpha/beta hydrolase, with protein MEQQELQSKILMDLLTKIKQGDKESSKQFLDSLEKNGAPLIENIEGDTENNLVTFIYKAKEEIDNVLLISPVTFNDLQQCKMEQILDTNLWYKTLKIKNELRIFYYFSINDSFDNDWERRFKESKHDEFNDNATVFKNVLENQDKLISYVIMPNAKKDFWTKKRENSFTGAIHEYQFESKILNNQHRIRIYIPYNYDPEKSYSYLLLTDGNEYIDILSAPTTLDNLILDEKIPPIVAIFIDSYEETRRQELRCSDNFGDMIVKELIPWVRSKYNISNMSSEAVIGGLSLGGLTASYVGLKHSEVFGNVLSQSGSYWYDPEGNKEGECWLGEQYNQIEKLPLKFYLNVGVLENEKQMIGTNVKLRDMLLAKGYDVYFEQFNSGHDYLSWGETLASGLISLIGFEKQ; from the coding sequence ATGGAACAACAAGAGCTACAAAGCAAAATACTAATGGATTTACTAACTAAGATTAAGCAAGGGGATAAGGAATCATCAAAACAGTTTCTCGATAGTTTGGAGAAGAATGGAGCTCCGCTGATTGAAAATATTGAAGGAGATACGGAAAATAATTTGGTGACATTTATATATAAAGCTAAGGAAGAGATAGATAATGTGTTATTAATTTCTCCAGTTACATTCAATGATTTGCAACAATGTAAAATGGAGCAGATTTTAGATACTAATTTATGGTATAAAACTTTAAAAATAAAAAATGAACTTCGAATTTTTTATTATTTTTCTATTAATGATTCCTTTGATAATGATTGGGAAAGACGATTCAAAGAATCAAAACATGATGAATTTAATGATAATGCTACCGTCTTTAAAAATGTTCTTGAAAATCAGGATAAATTAATATCATATGTGATAATGCCAAATGCTAAGAAGGATTTTTGGACAAAGAAAAGGGAAAATTCTTTTACAGGGGCTATACATGAATATCAATTTGAAAGTAAAATACTCAATAACCAGCATAGAATTAGAATTTACATCCCTTATAATTATGATCCTGAAAAATCATACTCTTATTTGTTACTAACTGATGGAAATGAATATATTGATATTCTTTCTGCACCTACAACTTTAGATAATCTAATACTGGATGAGAAAATACCACCAATTGTTGCTATATTTATTGATTCATATGAAGAAACAAGAAGACAAGAATTAAGGTGTAGTGATAACTTTGGTGATATGATTGTGAAAGAATTAATTCCATGGGTAAGAAGTAAATATAATATCTCTAATATGTCCAGTGAAGCAGTAATTGGAGGTCTTAGTTTGGGTGGGTTAACGGCATCATATGTAGGCTTAAAACACTCAGAAGTATTTGGAAATGTACTTTCACAGTCAGGATCTTATTGGTATGATCCGGAAGGTAATAAAGAAGGAGAATGCTGGTTAGGTGAACAGTATAATCAAATTGAGAAATTACCACTTAAGTTTTACTTAAATGTAGGGGTGCTTGAAAATGAAAAACAGATGATCGGCACAAATGTAAAACTAAGAGATATGCTGCTTGCAAAGGGTTATGATGTGTATTTTGAGCAGTTTAATAGTGGACATGACTATCTGAGCTGGGGAGAAACTTTGGCTAGTGGATTAATTTCGCTTATAGGGTTTGAAAAACAATAA
- a CDS encoding phenylpyruvate tautomerase MIF-related protein has protein sequence MPFINSKITGKLSKEKKDFIKKKLGEIITNIPGKSEEYLMVGFQDQYSLYFKGKELEYGAFVEVKIFGKAPKDSLEKVTKEICSLYEEELNIPQDCIYITYQEIENWGYDGFNF, from the coding sequence ATGCCATTTATTAATTCAAAAATTACTGGAAAGTTATCTAAGGAAAAAAAGGATTTTATTAAGAAAAAACTTGGAGAGATAATAACAAACATACCAGGGAAAAGTGAAGAATATCTTATGGTTGGATTTCAAGATCAATATTCTTTATATTTCAAAGGAAAAGAACTAGAATATGGTGCATTTGTTGAAGTAAAGATTTTTGGTAAAGCACCTAAGGACTCTTTAGAAAAAGTTACAAAGGAAATATGTAGCCTTTATGAAGAAGAACTTAATATCCCACAAGATTGTATTTACATTACTTATCAAGAGATTGAGAACTGGGGCTATGATGGCTTCAATTTTTAA
- a CDS encoding GNAT family N-acetyltransferase, whose protein sequence is MNIISKTILKNGENLILRQPTSEDAKDMIEYLNIVGGESNNLLFGEGEFNLTVEQEISHIENISKNPNILMIIGLIDNKIVSIAQISSFGRKRISHNSEIAISVKKEYWNIGIGRFVMDSLINFAKNHNTIKNISLGVKASNHNAIKLYEKCGFQKVGIHKDFFNINGEFDDEIIMDLYI, encoded by the coding sequence ATGAATATAATTAGTAAAACGATCTTAAAAAATGGTGAAAATTTAATATTAAGACAACCTACCTCAGAGGATGCAAAAGATATGATTGAATATCTAAATATTGTTGGTGGAGAAAGTAATAACCTGCTATTTGGAGAAGGTGAGTTTAATCTTACTGTTGAACAAGAAATATCACACATTGAAAATATCAGTAAGAACCCTAATATATTAATGATTATAGGATTAATTGATAATAAGATTGTCAGTATAGCCCAAATCAGCAGCTTCGGTAGAAAGAGAATTTCTCATAATAGTGAGATTGCTATTTCAGTAAAAAAAGAATATTGGAATATTGGAATTGGTCGCTTTGTTATGGATTCACTGATAAACTTTGCAAAGAATCATAATACAATAAAAAACATCAGCCTTGGTGTAAAAGCAAGTAATCATAATGCAATTAAATTATATGAAAAATGCGGATTCCAAAAAGTCGGAATTCATAAAGATTTCTTCAATATAAATGGTGAATTTGATGATGAAATAATAATGGATTTATATATATAA
- a CDS encoding DUF2520 domain-containing protein: protein MDLKELETIYFSVEGDVSVNNENVPIINLMNNLKNKYFIREKDTSSVYHLANVFVSNLVLSLLEIGTSYLKDMGLSEKEALNAIYPLIKGNIKNISEKGFMDSLTGPVARGDVNTIKRHLGSVKQGDKEIYKELSLNLLKLVQIKNAKNMSTEAFASTSKKYSEINQLLGGIE from the coding sequence ATGGATTTAAAAGAATTAGAAACTATATATTTTTCTGTTGAAGGAGATGTCTCTGTAAATAATGAAAATGTACCTATAATTAATCTCATGAATAATCTTAAAAATAAATATTTTATAAGAGAAAAGGATACATCTTCAGTTTATCATTTAGCTAATGTTTTTGTTTCAAACCTAGTTTTATCTTTGCTGGAGATAGGAACAAGTTATTTAAAGGATATGGGCTTAAGTGAAAAAGAAGCGCTTAATGCTATATATCCACTTATCAAAGGGAATATTAAAAATATCTCTGAAAAAGGTTTTATGGATTCATTAACTGGACCTGTGGCCAGAGGCGATGTAAACACAATAAAAAGACATTTAGGTTCAGTAAAGCAAGGTGATAAAGAAATTTATAAAGAATTATCTTTAAATCTATTAAAACTTGTACAAATTAAAAATGCGAAAAATATGAGTACTGAAGCTTTTGCAAGTACTTCAAAAAAATATTCAGAAATAAATCAACTTTTAGGGGGAATAGAGTAG